Below is a genomic region from Zea mays cultivar B73 chromosome 9, Zm-B73-REFERENCE-NAM-5.0, whole genome shotgun sequence.
AGCCGGTTCGTTAACAAACCGATCTAGCTCGTTAACCAACCAAAATAGATTTATAACTCAGCTCATAAAAAATTTAAACAAGTCGATCCAAATCGAACTGAACTGATCACGAACCAAAGCCATAAACATTTAGTCCGGCGCGCAGGCGGCGCTTCTCCGCAACCTTTTCCTCTGTTCTATAGTACTACAACTATAGACGCACGCGCGTACAACAATGAACGTTTTTCTCTCCTTGTGCTCCCACAAGTCGCAGAAGGTAACGTCACCCGTTACGAGAGTGAGTGCCCGCGGccggcagccgccgccgccgtgcctgTGCGTGCGGTTGCGCTCGGCCATTGAGAAAGCGAAGGGCGAACGAAGGCGCGGGGCAGCTCCGCAGGCCGCAGCTGAGGGGGAGGGGATCCGCGACGTGGACATGCTGCTCGGGCCTCGGTGGTCACTCGAACTGGATCGCTGTGTCCACCTCTGATCTCTTCATCCTCGGGTCGGGACTCCTCTGTCTCCTTGCCCTGTCCCCAAACAACCTCTGAATAAAGGGTAACTACCATTACGCCATTCGCATAAAAAAAACTGAGCCTgcccgcccgcccgcgcgctccgcTCCGTGAACTATATCTATCtatcacctgctgctccaaggaggCGGACAGAGGCAGGCAGGAAGGCACTCACTTCTCCAGGAGCCCGGAGTCGGCAGCAAGAGAGAATGGCcgccgacgccgccgccgccgccacccttcGTACTGCTCTCTCCCAAGGTGCGCCCACACACCCGCTTCGCCATCCCCACCGCCGACTCCTTGGCTTGTTTTCTCCGACTCCGATCCTACCTACCTAGCTAGTTATTATAGCCTTATAGCTTGTCGACCTCATAAATCTCTCCACGTAGTTCTTTGGATGGGTCGTCCGTCGTCGTCGCTAAGATAGGAATAGGAGGATTAAGAACCTCTCCGCTCGGTCAGGTTGAGCTTGGCAGGCTAGAACTAGAAGCTTGTGCCCTcgcaattttttatttttttagctTTCTTTCTGCCAGCGCAGATCTCCAGGGACTATAGTACGTTATCGTTTTGGTTTTGGAGGCTGGTTGTTGACCATTACCCGTCCCAGCAACCAGTGTACCATATCTAGCTGTTCAACGCATCTGACTCCGAGGCCGACTACATCGGTTCAGCTGAAGTTTACCCTGAATACCGTTTTATTCTGTAGATTGTATTATTCGCAGAATAAAGTTtaaatatagatatagatatagatatagatatggATAAGCTACTGAAGATAGTCTGACTATAACATTTTAGTACTAGTTCTTCGAAAAACAAAGTATTGTCTGTTTCTTCGGATAGTTGGGGAGTATCGGATATAACACGAAGGTCAGGAACCATGGATGCACCCATGATTGCATAAAAGTTCTTTTTTTTACGGTTTCAGAAGCATGTTTAGGTTCTTTCACCTCTGGGTTGGAGTATGACGGCTTCAAATGCTACACCAAAGTCGCGGAGGGGACCATTTTTTAGTTCCTGATCGGGTATAGTTGGATACTTCATGAATAAGTGGTTGGGTCGTAGCTAGGCCAGGCATTGAAAGCTGGCCGACATGTTTTTGAGAATTATTATATTCAAAATGGACCGGGTTGAATCTCACACATGTTTGGGAGCTAAAGGTGAGTATATGGCTGAGTTGGGCTATGGAAGGGCATTATCAGTGGCGGAGCGCTCGGTATGCCGAGCTATGATGCTCGCCATACCTTACTCCATCCTCCATCGTGAGGAACCGGTGCTTCAGGCTCAGACAGTAGTGGACAGAGAACACCAAGGTCGAGAGTGAGATGGCAAGGCGAAGCTGTCGATGAAGCGCGTCTCCTCACTCTTCCATGGCGTCGTCCGCTGACCTCCTCTTCATGCCCTTCTAGTGCGAGCACTCGTCGATTTACTGCCTTAGTGCCTTGCACTCAAGGCCTTTATGTCCAACTCACCCCACCTCCCATCCGATGTCTCACTCTTCATATCCTTGCCACAGACGCGCCACAAGTCTCCATCGACAGTTCTGCACTCACACTGCTCTATAGCCTAGACCCATAGCGCTCATGCCTCGCGCCCCACCCTACCTCAAAGTCGTGCGCAGCTCCGCAACCCTACACGACGACGCCTGCATTACCTGGCATCTACAGTTCTCCACTGCCATACCTTGCTTTTCATTTCCATACCTCGCTTTTCATTTGTGCTCCGTCACTGGTCTGTCTGATTTGATGACTACATTTAGACTTGTTTGGATCCTTATTTGAAGTAATTTTTTTAGATAATACTCCATCCATCCTAAAATAAAAATTCGTTTTTACCTTTTTAGTTGATTTATACGATAATTAATATATTTGTTTTACTCTCTAGATTCATTATCATCCATTTAAACATAgatataaaaataaaaaaactaaAATGATTAATATTTTGAGACGGACCGATTGTTCCGGCTTCAACCCCATCGAAGACAAGGTATCAGTCGCAAATTATTGGAGAGAAATATCCGTGGTTATAAATTCACTCGCAAAAGCTATAGGACATTATGACAGAGTTTGGCATCATTGACCAATCCTAAAAAAACGATGACCGTCAATAGGAGTCAAAAAAAATTGCATAGCTACTGTCCTACTGACTCCAAGTTTTGGCAAGCTAAAATCTGCATCTCCTGTTGACCAATAAGTCACTGCAATCGTGCCCAGAGCCTTAGCCACTATGTCCCCTGAATACAACCTGCATGAAAGTTTTTAGTCGACATTTCTAAAAAATAATGTAATTTCTTGATAGCAGTACGGCCCAACATAACGTAGAAGCACCTATCAACAACTTTAGCATATTATATCGCTCTGCTAGCACACTTTAATGGTTACAatacatcatttaaattctttggcAGTTGAGTTCCAAATGTAAAAAACACGCCAAAGAAATCTTACAAAATAACATTAAAAAATATGTGTTGAATGGTTTCCACGTGGCGAAAAACAACATATTTTTACCATCAAGTCAATTCCTTCTCGCTAGGTTATCCACTGTGAGGACAACAGTTTTAAAATACCACATAAATATTTTATTCTTTAGAGCTAGTTTAGAAATTTAAATCCACTCGCTACCAGACACAGCTGCTTTGCCGAATGTTTCAGGACTCAGGAaaagacacttggcaaagaagttAGTTTGTTGCATAGCTAACGGTTGTCAACTATAGACGACTACTAACGGCAGTTTACCCCTTGTTTCGTCGAGAGCTTGACgatcggcaaagaagcctttgccgagaGTCATTCTATGACGAGCGCTTGGCTCTCAACAAATGGGGGGTCTGTGCTGAGTGTGGCACTCGACGAAGCAAGTTTTGTCGAGTGTCTGATAaattgcactcggcaaagatcgagacactcggcaaaaagccgAATTCCGGTAGTACCTTCGGGGTTAGTTTTTCTCTCAATCCCCGAAAATCCCGGAGGggatttaagtttccaaactaaTTCTTAAAGGTACTTTTTGTTCTCCAAATTTCATTGTTAGGAAGTCTGGATGTTGTTGTTGATAAGAAACTTATACATATATTTAACCGAGTAATGTCCATTTTTTCTTTAAATTCCAAATAAGCTTACCAATACCTACTGTAATTTTAAAATCATAATTGTGGCAACTAAGTGCTGCAATTCTAGTAGTTTGTTTCCCACCGTATTTAGAACATTGGCTATTGTTGCTTAATTTCAATGAACAATATTGTACAAAAGAGGATATTCATTTAAAGACGGGTCACGATCCATTTGTCCTTTTTTTAAAATTGTTGTATTTGGTTTGCCTCAATAGTTTTTAGTATAGAATCATTGTCCTAAAATTTACTCTGTGAAGAGGTAGCATCCCAACATGAAAGTCCCCCCGGAAAGAGCCATCGTCATCTTTGATTAAACTCTAAAATACCTTCTCCTCCGTTTTTTTATTTATCACGTTTTAGTTAAAAAATAAACTAATGGACGACATATATTTGAAAATAGGGAAGTATCTGATAAAATTCTGGGGGAAAACCATCTAAGTTCTGGTGCTTTATCATTTTCCTTTTGGAATATTGCCTCTCGCACCTCTTGGTTAATAAACCAGACGCAAACAGTGGAAAGGGATTACAGCAATACTGACGCCACAATGCTGCCGCCACACCTGCAACTCCAGCACAATCCAGGCTCATCGCCGTGGACATGCAGATCATGCTCTTGGCCTTATGCGAACAACGCGCATCTCAGGCTAACAAAAATGCATGCTATGACCAGACTTAGTCTAATACTTATCGTGTATATCACGCACTGACGTATCACACGGCATACTGGCCTCTCGCGCTTGCGTATATGCCGAGTCAACAGCAGCTCACACGATTTCTTGATTTGCCGATGCATACACAAAAACAGAATTAAACATGCAAATGCTAATGGCAAGATTGTTTCTAACAGCAACAGGGCAAGAGCAGAGAGCTTCACTGCTGTGCACACCGAAGCACCGAGTTGCTGCCAGCAGGAGAAGCTTGAGATTCACCACTAGGGCCAGCTCGAATGCGGGCGCCAGTGTGAGCATCCCTAAGCAATGGTAtaacctcatcgccgacctgccgGTGAAGCCACCGCCACCGCTGCACCCGCAGACACACCAGCCTCTGAATCCCAGCGACCTCTCCCCTCTGTTCCCCGACGAGCTGATCAGGCAGGATGTTAGCGGCAGATAGTGGAGATAGATCCGAGACAGGAATTGGAGGTAGGAAGCAGGAACTGGGGATTCAGGAAGATAGCAAGAGATTCATAGGAACAGAGGAAGCAGAGGTTAGAGACGAAGAAGAAGGTATAGTTCTGTTTACAGTCTGAATATCTCCCTTGTCCTATGGACGATCTCCTCTAAATACTCGTTCAACTGGCTCACGACACAAAATTACATTGCTGACCACTCTGGGCCGCTCAGCTTCACAATTGCCGTCCGGGCTCGCTCACTCTGTCCCGGCCCAATTGTCTTTATGTCCTTAGACGTAGCCTGTATCTGTCACTGGATGCCTGACATTCCCCCCTCTTAAGATTTGGCTTGCCCTCAAGCCAAAAGCATCACGAACTTGAGGTCGAAGACCATTCTGCCCGGATCCCATGGAGTTAGCAAGCCAATGATCCatatcaaatatttaccacaacTGATCATTTGTGTCACTCCAATAGAGGCAAGCATCAGATGAAGCTCATGAAAATTATAGCCATTAGCCACTTCTAGCATTTCTGATAGTAAATGTCTTTCTATGTTGGTGGCTAACTCCTGTGACCAAGACTTGGGCAATAGAATATTAGGAAATGAAAACTGTGCACCACAAAATATCTCAACTGATGATGAATACTTGAGCTTTCTGAAAAATAATAGACTGTTCATGCCTGTAATTGCCAATAAAATCAGCTGTGATATGAACTGAAATTGTCTAATTATGCTAGCTGAGAAAAATTCACCATGTGACTGCTGCCAATATATTGGTAGTTCAGAAAATAGAAACTGGGTTAATTCCTGACCATCCCAAGGAGCAAACATATCAGCTTCAATGAAATGTCCATGGAAGTGTTGCAAACTCAGTAGATCGAAGCCATAGAATATCATGTGCATCCTCTCATTGTGTTGAATGAAGTAGCAATCAGGAGCAACGATTAGCCACACCACACCTCTGTCATGCTGACTGTATAAATGAGTAACTCCAGAAAAATTCCTAACAGTCCAAGTAAACACCATGACACCCGGAATCGAGCAAACAATGGCTTCCTTCAAAACACCAGGTCGACCTCCATATAATATGCCTTCTCCCATCACATCTATGCAGGTCTGGTGCTGTGGCATGTTTAGTGCAATCTTCATTGCTTGCTGTCTTGCTGCATTTAACACAGCACGAGCTTCAGAGAATAGTCCAAGCCTATCTGTGTTGCCAAGAGATCTCATCCAAGGTTTACGGCAATGAACCATTTCTAAAGCACAAAGACGTGATGTCTTTATCAATTCATCAGGAGAGCAAATGGCGTCAACAGGTAAATGACTTCTCTCATCTTCTATAAGTATAATGTTGAACATTGCAGGTGTTGAAGCCAATCCCACCTGTAGGATATCATGTCCAGCAGCAGTGATTCCATGAGTGACTGCATTCTGTAATTTGTGTGCATAATTTCGTGAATCATGTCCAATATCGTGGCTGAGACATTTGGTCGAACACTCGAGGGGCGAGCTGCTGCTGTCCGTCTTCAGCTTGATGATGGTGAAGTCGTGGAAGAAGTGTCCGTCGAACCTGCCAAAGGCGACCTTGGCACCAATCAAGGTAGGCGAAAGCTTGAGGTactgcagcagcaggcacccgatGTGCGACTTGACAGGGTCGAGGCGGGCGCACAGGAGCGTGTCCAAGGGCGTGGCGAGCTGCTCCTCGATGGCGCGGTCCTCGCCGTAAGTGTCCTCGATGCCGCCCGCCACGGTGGCTGCGTCGTTTAGGTCCATCACGAACGGCGCGTCGCTGCCGCGAATCCCCTTGAGCGTGCTCTCCATGTCGCCCGTGGCCGAAGCCGAAGCGCACCACCACCAGGTTGTCGCGGCTGCTGGTCCATCGCCGACGGACGCAGCGAGGGAGGCGTCGTCGAGCGAGGCGCATGCGGAGAGGTCGAGCCGCTCGAGCGTTAGGAACGCACGAAGTAGGCGCGGAAGTGGCTCGCGTCGGGGCAGCCATAGCGCGCGACGGTGCACGGCCTCGGCCATAGCATGCTCGGTGAGCCCCCAAGTCGAACAGGTTGTGGGCATGGCGAAGTTGGTGTTGCTGTGCGCGAGTTGAGACAGCGCAGCGCCGCCGCTACCATGGACGGAGTTGTATGAGCCATATTCGATGCCGGTGGCGATGAGCTCACCGGCGTGGTGGTTGTCGAGCAACGCCTTGTCCGAGTGGGAGGTGACGAACGCCTCGTCGGGGTCGGAGTCGCGCAGGTTCGAAGAGATATCGCCGTCAGCATCACAACCCTCGAAGAGCCCGCCCCAGTTGTCGGCGACGACAGATGGCGCTGCATAGTACTCCTTGCCGTCATCGAAGCACCCGCCCCAGTTGTCGGCGATGACGACGGCCCCAACAGCCGCAGTCGGGGTGGGCGGCATGCTGGCGGATGTGTCGGAGGATTGGTGGACGCTGAGCAGTGTGGGCGGAAGGTCGAGGTACGCAGAAGGCGAGAAGCGCCGGTCCCAGCGAACCTCCAGCTCGTCGAATCGCCGGTTGAGCTCGTCGAGGATGAGCTTGAAATCGAGCGACATGGCGTGGGCAAATTGAAGTCGAGGATCGAacgaatctgataccaattgttagcGGCAGATAGTGGAGATAGATCCGAGACAGGAATTGGAGGTAGGAAGCAGGAACTGGGGATTCAGGAAGATAGCAAGAGATTCATAGGAACAGAGGAAGCAGAGGTTAGAGACGAAGAAGAAGGTATAGTTCTGTTTACAGTCTGAATATCTCCCTTGTCCTATGGACGATCTCCTCTAAATACTCGTTCAACTGGCTCACGACACAAAATTACATTGCTGACCACTCTGGGCCGCTCAGCTTCACAATTGCCGTCCGGGCTCGCTCACTCTGTCCCGGCCCAATTGTCTTTATGTCCTTAGACGTAGCCTGTATCTGTCACTGGATGCCTGACACAGGAGGTCACCGACGAGCGGTTCGTCGACATACCCGAGGAGGTCATCGACGTGTACAAGCTCTGGCGCCCGACGCCCCTGATCAGGTACCCTACGACCTCTTTCGTGCTGGTCaatagctgctgctgctgctgctagcaACGCTCGGGCAGAGTATGGTGTGAGTGAACACAACCAATGCTGCCAACGTTCAGGGCCAGGAGgctggagaagctgctcggcACGCCGGCGAAGATCTACTACAAGTACGAGGGGACCAGCCCGGCGGGGTCGCACAAGCCCAACACCGCCGTGCCGCAGGCGTGGTACAACGCCGCGGCGGGGGTGAAGAACGTGGTCACCGAGACCGGCGCCGGCCAGTGGGGCAGCGCGCTGTCCTTCGCCAGCAGCCTCTTCGGCCTCAACTGCGAGGTGAGCGAGCGCGCATTTGTTTCGCGCCGCGAGACCGCGATGCCACCCCTCTGTCCGTGGTCCACTGACTGATTGCGCGAGCAAGAAATGCAGGTATGGCAGGTGCGCGCGTCGTTCGACCAGAAGCCGTACCGGAGGCTGATGATGGAGACGTGGGGCGCCAAGGTGCACCCGTCGCCGTCGACGGCGACGGAGGCCGGCAAGAGGATCCTTGAGGCGGACCCGTCCAGCCCGGGCAGCCTCGGGATTGCCATCTCCGAGGCGGTGGAGGTGGCGGCCACCAGCGCCGACACCAAGTACTGCCTGGGCAGCGTGCTCAACCACGTCCTGCTCCACCAGACCGTCATCGGGGAGGAGTGCCTGGAGCAGCTGGCGGCGCTCGGCGAGACGCCCGACGTCGTCATCGGCTGCACCGGCGGCGGGTCCAACTTCGGCGGGCTCGCGTTCCCGTTCTTGCGCGAGAAGCTGCGCGGCAAGATGAGCCCCGCGTTCAGGGCCGTGGAGCCCGCCGCGTGCCCCACGCTCACCAAGGGCGTCTACGCGTACGACTTCGGCGACACGGCCGGGCTCACGCCGCTGATGAAGATGCACACCCTCGGCCACGGCTTCGTCCCCGACCCGATCCATGCAGGTTTTCATTTCTTCACGCGCTCTCTTGTTGCCTCCTCGATTACTCTGCTGTTTGttcttctcctcctcctcctcctcgctgATCGAGGCACTTCGATTCGCAGGTGGGCTTCGGTACCATGGAATGGCACCTCTGATCTCGCACGTGTACGAGCTGGGCTTCATGGATGCCGTTGCTATACAGCAGACTGAATGCTTCCAAGGTATCCTACTCTACCTTTTGCAATGGCAACGAGACTTGTCAACAAGGAAATGGATGAAAGAAGAACAACACCGTAATGTTGACGCCTTGTTTTGTTGATGAACTGTGGAGCAGCTGCCTTGCAATTCGCCAGGACGGAGGGCATCATCCCGGCGCCGGAGCCGACGCACGCAATCGCCGCGGCGATCAGGGAGGCGCTGGAGTGCAAGCGGACCGGGGAGGAGAAGGTCATCCTGATGGCCATGTGCGGGCACGGACATTTCGACCTCGCCGCGTACGAGAAGTACCTGAGGGGAGACATGGTCGATCTCTCGCACCCGGCGGACAAGCTGGAGGCCTCCCTCGCTGCCGTGCCCAAAGTCTGACGGCGTTGGAGCCAACAGCACATGCGACTGGAATGGGACGAATAATCCATTGATATCGGCTTCTTGAATCTTGTGGTCATCCATCGCCCATCGGCAGTGGGATACTTGTGTTCCTTATGAAATGAATGAATAAAATTTCAATAAAAGCATTAATTTTATCATATTCATGGATATGTTTGAATGTTTGATCGTTCTTTTTTAGGGCATTAGTATTTGGTACAGCATACACTTTCAAGTTTGAACTCTAAACTCCACTTAAAAAGAAACCTGGTAGCATCTCATACCTAATATACCAAGATTTACTTCCAAATAGCACACTTTTAACCGCTTTATTTGTTTGAAAATACTTGAcgatacaacaacaacaacaacaacaacaacaacaaagcctttttgtcccaagcacgttggggtaggctagagatgaaaccccatatgaaaacctcagagctcaacccccaaagaacagaaaagggaaacaaaggcaaaggagaaccgaaaacaacgaaacagggaaacacataaaagagataaaacccacaatgaccagcaagatctaaaatggacacaagaaaaggtcaaacgattaaggaggaaaagcgaaactatcaatcagggttctggcacgtgaattgcacacttccaccccttcctatctgcGGCGAGCTCTTTGTCAATATTTCACTCCTTCAGGtctctcttcacagcctctgtccacgtcaaagttggtcgacctctacctctcttcacattttcgggacgcctaattattccgatatgcactggtgcctcttcaaAATTGTTTTCCCATTTTGACTCTATATAAACCAAACAAAGAACAGTACATGGATGTTTTAGAAATTAGAAAAACTTTATAGGACATGTTTCTCCTTTCGCAAAATGCGACTCGTCTCATACTGTAGTTCAATCAGGCCTCCAGGTCATCAATGTCCAGACACTTTTCCTGATCCGGTTTAGGTGGGTGGGTTAAGTGCACTTCCCAATCGAAGATTCTCGTCTCGTTTCACTTGCATTTAGTTGAACATTTTAAGTAGAGAAGAGGAAGGAGGCAGGGGAGGCAGATAGGGACATAACTAGTTGCTAAGCCCAGTCAGTAGCTGGAAAGAAGAAGTGAACTGGTTGAGAGGAAGAGAGTCTTTGGAGGACAACAGCGAAGGATTTCAATCAAGAATTTACATAGATAAAGAGTTGATAGTTGATGCTAGTGATGCACAGGGGAAAACGCTACTATGCTCCATGAATTTCGTATGAGTTAGTTATTGGCTGGCGGATCCTCAGCTTTAGCGAGTTCACTCGTAGAAATGTCCGTTTGATTGCTCCTCGGGTGCTTCCTTCTTTCAAATCTAGATttcctagaatcataccttcgtcCATTCTTGGCAAGCCTTCTTCTCTGATGGTATAGATGAAGACACCGGATCCCCATCCTTAGCCAAACCTTCAATTCAAGTCATCCATGTCCAGTAACAACACTCGACACCTAAGCCTATTTGTCGCCCTAAACAAAACCTTCAAAATTAGTCGGCAATTATTAAGCACATATTTTTTTTATTCTTATTACCCAGCAAACGTTTACATCACTT
It encodes:
- the LOC109623449 gene encoding uncharacterized protein isoform X2, with protein sequence MSLSIHQESKWRQQEVTDERFVDIPEEVIDVYKLWRPTPLIRARRLEKLLGTPAKIYYKYEGTSPAGSHKPNTAVPQAWYNAAAGVKNVVTETGAGQWGSALSFASSLFGLNCEVWQVRASFDQKPYRRLMMETWGAKVHPSPSTATEAGKRILEADPSSPGSLGIAISEAVEVAATSADTKYCLGSVLNHVLLHQTVIGEECLEQLAALGETPDVVIGCTGGGSNFGGLAFPFLREKLRGKMSPAFRAVEPAACPTLTKGVYAYDFGDTAGLTPLMKMHTLGHGFVPDPIHAGGLRYHGMAPLISHVYELGFMDAVAIQQTECFQAALQFARTEGIIPAPEPTHAIAAAIREALECKRTGEEKVILMAMCGHGHFDLAAYEKYLRGDMVDLSHPADKLEASLAAVPKV
- the LOC109623449 gene encoding uncharacterized protein isoform X1; protein product: MMVKSWKKCPSNLPKATLAPIKEVTDERFVDIPEEVIDVYKLWRPTPLIRARRLEKLLGTPAKIYYKYEGTSPAGSHKPNTAVPQAWYNAAAGVKNVVTETGAGQWGSALSFASSLFGLNCEVWQVRASFDQKPYRRLMMETWGAKVHPSPSTATEAGKRILEADPSSPGSLGIAISEAVEVAATSADTKYCLGSVLNHVLLHQTVIGEECLEQLAALGETPDVVIGCTGGGSNFGGLAFPFLREKLRGKMSPAFRAVEPAACPTLTKGVYAYDFGDTAGLTPLMKMHTLGHGFVPDPIHAGGLRYHGMAPLISHVYELGFMDAVAIQQTECFQAALQFARTEGIIPAPEPTHAIAAAIREALECKRTGEEKVILMAMCGHGHFDLAAYEKYLRGDMVDLSHPADKLEASLAAVPKV